The proteins below are encoded in one region of Dioscorea cayenensis subsp. rotundata cultivar TDr96_F1 chromosome 18, TDr96_F1_v2_PseudoChromosome.rev07_lg8_w22 25.fasta, whole genome shotgun sequence:
- the LOC120282417 gene encoding phospholipase A2-alpha-like, with protein MKWNIKLLLLFILSFQLQSIFTVKGLNIGLHFDHSAVSMHCSRRCESEHCLLPPFLRYGKYCGVLYTGCPGEEPCDGLDECCKVHDACIQDNQNDYLNKECNENLLNCISEFRDSGAKTFQGNKCKPEEVVDEISLIIQVALLAGRATDNP; from the exons ATGAAGTGGAATATCAAACTCTTGCTGCTTTTCATTCTGTCTTTCCAACTTCAGAGTATTTTTACTGTTAAGGGGCTTAACATTGGTTTGCATTTTGATCACTCTGCTGTTTCCATG CACTGCAGCCGCAGGTGTGAATCAGAGCATTGTTTAT TGCCCCCATTTTTGAGGTATGGGAAATACTGTGGTGTTCTGTATACTGGATGCCCTGGAGAAGAGCCTTGTGATGGACTTGATGAGTGCTGTAAAGTTCATGATGCCTGCATTCAGGACAACCAAA ATGATTACTTGAACAAGGAGTGCAATGAGAACTTGCTAAACTGCATATCAGAATTCAGAGACTCAGGAGCCAAGACATTCCAAGGAAATAAGTGCAAACCAGAGGAGGTGGTTGATGAGATCTCACTCATCATCCAGGTGGCTTTGCTTGCTGGCAGGGCTACTGATAATCCATGA